In Vigna unguiculata cultivar IT97K-499-35 chromosome 3, ASM411807v1, whole genome shotgun sequence, a single genomic region encodes these proteins:
- the LOC114175205 gene encoding uncharacterized protein LOC114175205: MIDQFHVICHPYILDVVDVIANGHCGYRCIAALLGMGEDSWPLIRHDLFKELSQYRDDYARLLGSYDRVEELRKSLLVDSTSGGNMDKWMTIPDMGYVIDNKYNVILVCLSLVQNMTILPLRSTPPVDIRQHRMISIGHVNSSHFVQVKLQDGCPIPMVDMIWSHYCYPEARAWSSFYVKLQDGCPIPMIDMIWSHYCYPEARAWSSFSVSRMQKFAELIGDNCSYVDLHCD; this comes from the exons ATGATAGATCAATTTCATGTCATTTGTCACCCGTATATTCTTGATGTCGTTGATGTCATTGCTAATGGGCATTGTGGATACAGATGCATTGCTGCTTTATTGGGTATGGGTGAAGACTCTTGGCCACTTATCcgacatgatttatttaaagaattgagCCAATATCGTGACGATTATGCAAGATTATTAGGTAGTTATGACCGAGTCGAAGAACTAAGGAAGTCCTTGCTAGTAGATTCAACTTCTGgg GGTAACATGGACAAATGGATGACTATACCTGACATGGGATATGTTATTGATAATAAATACAATGTCATATTAGTGTGTTTGTCATTGGTTCAAAATATGACAATACTTCCACTACGTTCTACACCACCCGTTGATATAAGGCAACATCGAATGATCAGTATAGGACATGTTAACAGTTCACATTTTGTGCAG GTTAAACTACAAGATGGTTGTCCTATACCAATGGTAGACATGATTTGGTCTCATTATTGTTATCCCGAGGCTAGAGCATGGTCATCCTTTTAT GTTAAACTACAAGATGGTTGTCCTATACCAATGATAGACATGATTTGGTCTCATTATTGTTATCCCGAGGCTAGAGCATGGTCATCCTTTTCTGTTAGTAGGATGCAAAAATTCGCGGAATTGATTGGTGATAATTGTAGTTATGTAGACCTACATTGTGActga